In Musa acuminata AAA Group cultivar baxijiao chromosome BXJ2-8, Cavendish_Baxijiao_AAA, whole genome shotgun sequence, one genomic interval encodes:
- the LOC103993863 gene encoding protein SPIRRIG isoform X3 — translation MFQSSRKTMKWSSLLKDLREKIGLSASQPQLQSVACPSPSLSAAAEYGGAGASESAPSSAYGSPVASPARGKHELELDFKKFWEQFRSSSSEKEKETALNLAVDVFCRLVKQQSNVAQLITKFVEVHIFSFVVGRAFVTDCEKLRIYSKGKSLNVANIISFFSEVKEGIGRGSNLLYAVEFLVTGATDKQPLLDSGILCCLIHILSALLTPDKAKKGQLETLEESTKSKKAMDDKDALRVRRLEIEGSIVHIMKALASHPSAAPSLIEDDSLQLLFHMVANGSSHVFAQFGDGLVPLHTIQLHRHAMQILGLLLVNDNGSTAKYIHKHHLIRVLLMAVKDFNPQKGDAAYTMGIVDLLLECVELSYRPEAGTTNLREDIHNAHGYHFLVQFALTLSSLQKDQVVQSVSSKLPHKESSQLDGQDAANSSIQLESQSDASSSHLSPALIRLLDALVNLAQTGPTEHTVGKGSKSIHSKGTSHRSRTHSFDRLGDDEKSNTKVKDLEAIQMLQDIFLKAKNVELQAEVLNRMFKIFSSHLDNYQLCQQLRTLPLFILNMAGFPASLQEIVLKILEYAVTVVNCIPEQELLSLCCLLQQPITASLKHTILAFFVKLLSFDQKYKKVLREVGVLEVLLDDLKQHKYFSGVEQQNRISSGLEKSNPGSFRKHIDNKDGILSSPKLMVSGLGKYPVFEDDSTTAIAWDCLFSLLRRAEANQQSFRSSNGVSVILPLLISDRHRSGVLRLLSCLIIEDALQAHPEELGMLIEILKSGMVTSVSGSQYKLQTDAKCEILSSLWRIFGANNSAQRVFGDATGFSLLLTTLHGFQGSELPDVQSSINVFNFLMRAITAGVFNNPVNRLRLQATMSSQTFYDLLCESSLLCVECEKQVVQLLFELALENVLPPSANIQGESSSSDTSEDEPNSFLPISLGISRLDNERIYNASAVGVLIRSLLLFTPKMQLDILKFIEKLAHAGPFNQENLTSVGCIALLLETIRPLLEGSSLLLIHAFRIVEVLGAFRLSSSELRVLVRYVLLLKLKNSGQLLVDMMEKLVQMEDIRSEGVSLAPFVEMDMSKVGHASIQVSLGERTWPPAAGYSFVCWFQYHNLLKSQVKESEQASRIGSSKSNASGGQVLHIFSVGAMNDGNTLYAELYLQENGVLTLATSNSCSLSFPGIEMEEGRWHHLAVVHSKPNALAGLFQASVAYLYVNGKLIHTGKLGYSLSPVGKLLQVTLGTPVSHAKISDLSWRLRCCYLFEEVLTSGSVFFMYILGRGYRGLFQDADLLRFVPNQACGGGSMAILDSLEAELPMASNSQRPDSSIKQGTTKSDRSGIVWDLERLTNLSLQLSGKKLIFAFDGTSSESFRASGTLSLLNLVDPTSAAASPIGGIPRYGRLSGDVYICNQLMISDSIRAVGGIPVVLALVEAAETRDMLHMALELLACSLHQSPQNVRDMQMLRGYHLLALFLHRKMSLFDMHSLDIFFRIVACEASFSEPQKYQASGAMSLPARTSPEASVEDLSFPKFSDEINSVGSHGDLDDFSAQKDSFSHLSDLENTDLSDVNSNCIVLSNADMVEHVLLDWTLWVTASVSIQIALIGFLERMVSTHWYRNHNLTILRHMNLVQHLLVTLQRGDMEVLVLEKLVVLLGVILEDGFLPSELELVVKFVIMTFDPPHLTQGNQIIRETMGKHVIVRNMLLEMLIDLQVTINAEELLEQWHKIVSSKLIAFFLDEAVHPTSMRWIMTLLGVCLASSPTFALMFRSSGGYQGLSRVLPSFHDSPEIYYILFCLIFGKAVYPRVPEVRMLDFLALLPNDGNYGELKFVDLLETVIAMAKATFDRLSMQSMIAHQDGNLSLTNGSLVAELVEATTDMAGDLQGEALLHKTYAARLMGGEAGAPIAATSILRFMVGLAKTCPSFSALCRRADFLESCVDLYFSCVRADCALRLAKNLPTVAPEEKNDIDDDEDSENTFTSLPPENEQSVKTSISTGSFPQEQKSTSSTDIQGTPNYPLIDATVKRDDARNVDPKKSLSGEGDQSLWSPNEQNFTDMSFTYNDPDIRAQILSQPSDTLSSASMSVPYSPAQSENSNMKTSASPVLALTSWIGSTGSNSDAKAKLTATPSMRSFSLNESDSSPDLKTNSHESSAASMFLPITPKLLLEIDDSGYGGGPCSAGAAAVLDFTAEVLADIVSEQLKATQFVENILESVPLDVDVESALVFQGLCLGRLMNFLERRLLRDDEDEKKLDKNRWTVNLDSLCWMIVDRVYMGSFSEPIGVFRTLEFLLSMLQLANKDGHVEEAAPGKGLLSIARGSKQLEAYIHAILKNTNRIIMYCFLPLFLKSICEDDLLFTMGFQSERSTNLSLNEMQDESTVNICTILQLLIANKRLVLCPSNLDTDLICCLCINLIALLRDKRSMAQNQAVDLIKYLLLHRRPALEDFLVTKPNQGPALNVLRGGFDKLLTGNLSAFFDWFEGSEQAINKVLEQCSSIMWAQYVSGSAKFPGVRIKGMEVRRKREMSRKARECAKLDVKHWEQIYERRFALESGQDIMSTELRAIRQDKYGWVLHAESEWQNQLQQLVHERGIFPIRRASLKLEWQLCALEGPYRMRKKLERCKLKIDTIHSVLVRGVELEKPKMFKQKHENGAGTSGSESDSYFNILSDDAPDKSYDGSDHKESSIKEVGSRVETLPSAQIGWNDDHYSSMHEPSVHSATECGNKSSSFSVQMTEEKKSELGTPKQSSSFKSYDTRAPELKQEKELLDNGEYLIRPFLEPLEKIRFRYNCERVVGLDKHDGIFLIGDLCLYVIENFYIDDSGCICEKVNEDDLSVIDQALGVKKDVSGSSDFQLKSPSTRSMAVKTLAGGRAWAYNGGAWGKEKVCSSSNLPHPWHMWKLDSIYELLKRDYQLRPVAIELFSMDGCNDLLVFHKKEREEVFKNLITMNLPRNSIYSSISTRRTN, via the exons ATGTTCCAGTCATCGCGGAAAACGATGAAATGGTCGTCATTGCTTAAGGATCTCAGGGAGAAGATCGGGCTCTCCGCGTCGCAGCCACAGTTACAGTCCGTAGCCTGCCCGTCTCCCTCGCTCTCCGCCGCCGCCGAATATGGTGGAGCTGGCGCATCGGAGTCGGCCCCGTCGTCGGCATACGGATCTCCCGTCGCGTCACCTGCGAG AGGCAAACATGAATTGGAGTTGGACTTTAAGAAGTTCTGGGAACAATTCCGATCTTCCAGCTCTGAAAAG GAGAAAGAAACAGCATTAAATTTGGCTGTAGATGTATTCTGTAGACTGGTTAAGCAGCAGTCCAATGTAGCTCAGTTGATTACCAA GTTTGTAGAAGTACAcatattttcttttgttgttggaaGAGCCTTTGTGACAGATTGTGAGAAGTTGAGAATCTATAGCAAGGGAAAATCTTTAAATGTTGCAAACATAATAAGTTTCTTTTCTGAAGTTAAG GAGGGGATCGGCCGTGGTTCTAATTTGTTATATGCAGTAGAGTTCCTTGTAACAGGG GCAACGGATAAGCAACCCCTGTTGGATTCTGGCATTCTATGCTGTCTTATTCATATTCTCAGTGCACTTTTAACTCCTGACAAGGCCAAGAAAGGACAACTTGAAACCTTAGAAGAATCAACTAAAAGTAAAAAAGCTATGGATGATAAAGATGCTCTTCGAGTGCGACGGCTTGAG ATAGAAGGAAGTATAGTGCATATTATGAAGGCATTAGCAAGCCATCCTTCAGCAGCACCaagtttgattgaagatgattcacTTCAGCTTCTCTTTCATATGGTTGCAAATGGTTCTTCACATGTATTTGCTCAATTTGGAGATGGCCTTGTTCCTTTGCATACCATTCAACTTCATCGACATGCCATGCAG ATACTTGGTCTTCTTCTTGTCAATGACAATGGAAGCACAGCAAAATATATACATAAGCATCACTTG ATAAGAGTCCTTTTGATGGCTGTCAAAGATTTCAATCCTCAGAAGGGTGATGCTGCGTACACCATGGGAATAGTTGATTTGCTGCTTGAATGCGTCGAATTATCATATAGACCTG AGGCTGGCACCACTAATCTAAGGGAAGATATACACAATGCACATGGCTATCACTTTCTTGTTCAGTTTGCCTTAACACTATCCAGCTTGCAAAAGGATCAGGTTGTTCAGTCAGTCAGTTCAAAGTTGCCACATAAAGAGTCTTCCCAACTGGATGGTCAGGATGCAGCTAATAGTTCGATACAGTTGGAAAGTCAAAGTGATGCCTCATCATCCCATCTTTCTCCAGCATTAATAAGGCTACTTGATGCTCTTGTTAATTTAGCACAAACAGGTCCTACAGAACACACTGTTGGAAAAGGTTCAAAATCTATACACAGTAAGGGTACAAGCCATCGAAGTCGTACACATTCTTTTGATAGACTCGGTGATGATGAGAAAAGTAATACTAAGGTTAAAGATCTTGaagccatacagatgcttcaagaTATTTTTTTGAAGGCAAAAAATGTGGAACTTCAGGCGGAGGTGTTGAATAGGATGTTTAAGATATTTTCATCCCATCTTGACAATTACCAGTTGTGTCAACAACTGCGGACCTTGCCCCTGTTTATCCTTAATATGGCTGGCTTTCCTGCATCATTACAGGAGATTGTTCTAAAAATTTTAGAATATGCTGTGACTGTTGTAAACTGTATTCCTGAACAAGAACTGCTTTCACTTTGTTGCTTATTGCAGCAGCCTATTACTGCTAGCCTGAAGCATACTATACTTGCTTTCTTTGTTAAGCTCCTGTCCTTTGATCAGAAGTATAAGAAAGTCCTTAGGGAGGTTGGTGTTTTGGAGGTTCTACTAGATGATCTGAAACAGCACAAGTATTTTTCTGGTGTAGAGCAGCAAAACAGGATTTCTAGTGGTTTAGAAAAGTCTAATCCTGGCAGCTTCAGAAAACACATCGACAACAAAGATGGCATTCTTTCTTCACCCAAATTAATGGTTTCTGGTTTAGGAAAATATCCTGTATTTGAAGATGACAGTACCACAGCTATAGCATGGGATTGTCTTTTTTCTTTGTTAAGGAGAGCTGAAGCTAACCAACAATCATTCCGATCATCCAATGGGGTCAGTGTCATTCTTCCATTATTGATATCTGATCGCCATCGTTCTGGTGTTCTTCGGCTCCTATCTTGTTTGATTATTGAAGATGCTCTTCAG GCTCATCCGGAAGAATTAGGTATGCTAATTGAGATTCTCAAGAGTGGGATGGTTACAAGTGTCTCTGGATCTCAATACAAACTTCAAACTGATGCAAAATGTGAAATATTAAGTTCATTATGGCGTATCTTTGGGGCAAACAATTCAGCACAAAGAGTTTTCGGAGACGCCACAGGCTTTTCCCTACTGTTAACCACATTACATGGTTTTCAGGGCAGTGAGCTTCCAGATGTTCAATCTTCTATAAATGTTTTTAATTTTCTAATGCGAGCCATCACTGCTGGGGTATTCAATAATCCTGTCAATAGATTGAGACTCCAAGCAACTATGTCATCTCAGACATTTTATGATCTTCTCTGTGAGTCCAGTTTGCTTTGTGTGGAATGCGAGAAGCAAGTTGTCCAGTTGTTGTTTGAGCTTGCACTTGAGAATGTTCTTCCACCATCTGCTAATATTCAGGGGGAGAGTTCTTCCTCTGATACCTCAGAGGATGAGCCAAATTCTTTCTTGCCCATCTCTCTTGGTATATCTAGGCTTGACAATGAGCGGATATACAATGCTAGTGCAGTGGGTGTGCTCATACGTTCCCTGTTACTCTTTACTCCAAAAATGCAATTGGATATCCTGAAGTTCATTGAAAAGCTTGCTCATGCTGGTCCATTTAATCAGGAAAATTTAACTTCTGTTG GATGCATTGCACTTCTGCTGGAGACAATTAGGCCATTACTTGAGGGCTCATCCCTGCTACTTATACATGCTTTCCGAATTGTGGAAGTTCTAGGAGCATTCAG GCTGTCTTCTTCTGAGCTTCGAGTTCTTGTAAGATATGTTCTGCTGTTAAAGTTGAAGAATTCAGGGCAACTTCTTGTTGATATGATGGAAAAATTAGTACAGATGGAAGACATCAGATCAGAGGGTGTTTCCTTAGCACCATTTGTTGAGATGGACATGAGCAAAGTGGGTCATGCATCCATTCAGGTGTCTTTAGGAGAAAGAACATGGCCTCCAGCTGCTGGGTATTCTTTCGTTTGTTGGTTTCAGTATCATAATTTATTGAAAAGTCAAGTTAAAGAATCTGAGCAGGCATCCAGAATTGGATCTAGCAAAAGCAATGCTTCTGGTGGTCAGGTATTGCATATCTTTTCTGTTGGTGCAATGAATGATGGAAACACATTATATGCAGAACTCTACCTCCAAGAGAATGGTGTCTTAACTCTAGCAACAAGTAATTCGTGCTCACTATCATTTCCTGGCATAGAAATGGAAGAAGGAAGGTGGCATCACCTTGCAGTTGTTCATAGCAAACCTAATGCGTTAGCAGGATTATTCCAAGCCAGTGTAGCATACCTTTATGTTAATGGAAAGCTGATTCACACAGGAAAGCTTGGCTACTCACTATCTCCTGTTGGTAAATTATTGCAAGTTACTCTTGGTACACCAGTTTCTCATGCAAAAATTAGTGATTTATCATGGAGGCTTAGATGCTGTTATCTTTTTGAGGAGGTGCTCACCTCTGGTAGTGTTTTCTTCATGTATATTCTTGGCCGAGGATACAGGGGACTATTTCAGGATGCAGATCTTCTAAGGTTTGTCCCAAACCAGGCTTGTGGTGGGGGCAGCATGGCAATACTAGATTCTTTGGAAGCTGAGTTGCCTATGGCTTCCAATTCACAACGACCTGATAGTTCTATCAAACAGGGAACAACCAAGTCAGATCGCAGTGGGATTGTTTGGGATTTGGAAAGATTGACAAACCTTTCTTTACAGCTTTCTGGCAAAAAACTCATCTTCGCTTTTGATGGAACATCCTCAGAATCATTTCGAGCTTCTGGGACATTGTCCTTGCTCAATCTTGTTGATCCAACATCAGCTGCTGCCTCTCCTATTGGTG GTATACCACGTTACGGTCGCCTTTCTGGAGATGTGTACATCTGCAACCAATTGATGATCAGTGATAGTATACGTGCTGTTGGTGGAATCCCTGTTGTGCTTGCTCTTGTCGAGGCTGCTGAAACCAGGGACATGCTACACATGGCACTGGAGTTGCTTGCATGTTCACTTCATCAAAGTCCACAGAATGTTAGGGACATGCAAATGTTGAGAGGATATCATCTTCTCGCACTTTTTCTGCACCGTAAGATGTCACTATTTGATATGCATTCACTTGACATATTCTTTCGTATTGTGGCATGTGAGGCCTCCTTTTCTGAACCACAAAAGTATCAAGCAAGCGGGGCTATGAGTCTTCCTGCTAGAACCTCACCAGAAGCCAGTGTAGAGGATCTTTCTTTTCCAAAATTTTCTGATGAAATTAATTCAGTTGGATCTCATGGAGATCTGGATGATTTCTCTGCACAAAAGGATTCCTTTAGTCATCTTTCAGATCTTGAAAACACTGATTTGTCAGATGTAAACTCAAACTGTATTGTTCTGTCAAATGCTGACATGGTCGAGCATGTCCTCCTAGACTGGACATTGTGGGTTACAGCTTCTGTTTCGATTCAAATTGCACTTATTGGATTTCTTGAACGCATGGTATCCACGCACTGGTATAGAAATCACAACCTGACAATCTTACGTCACATGAACCTGGTTCAGCATTTATTAGTAACTCTGCAACGTGGTGATATGGAAGTTCTTGTTTTAGAGAAGTTGGTGGTACTGCTTGGTGTCATTCTGGAGGATGGCTTTTTACCTTCTGAGCTAGAACTAGTTGTCAAATTTGTTATTATGACATTTGATCCGCCCCACCTGACTCAAGGGAATCAGATTATTCGAGAGACAATGGGAAAGCATGTTATAGTAAGGAACATGTTACTGGAGATGCTTATTGATTTACAAGTAACTATTAATGCTGAAGAGTTGCTTGAACAGTGGCATAAGATTGTCTCATCCAAATTGATTGCCTTTTTCCTTGATGAAGCTGTACATCCAACCAGTATGAGATGGATCATGACTCTTTTGGGAGTTTGTCTTGCTTCTTCTCCTACGTTTGCTCTCATGTTCCGTAGCAGTGGGGGTTACCAAGGGTTGTCACGTGTTCTTCCAAGCTTCCATGATTCTCCTGAAATATACTATATTCTCTTCTGTTTAATATTTGGTAAGGCTGTCTATCCCAGGGTGCCTGAAGTCCGCATGCTTGACTTTCTTGCCCTTTTGCCTAATGATGGAAACTATGGCGAGTTGAAATTTGTCGACCTGTTAGAAACAGTGATTGCTATGGCAAAAGCCACATTTGATAGATTGAGCATGCAGTCAATGATTGCTCATCAAGATGGTAATCTGTCACTTACCAATGGTAGCTTAGTTGCAGAGCTTGTAGAAGCAACAACAGATATGGCAGGAGACCTTCAAGGTGAAGCACTATTGCACAAGACTTATGCAGCACGATTAATGGGTGGGGAGGCAGGGGCACCTATTGCTGCCACCTCAATTTTGCGGTTTATGGTTGGTTTAGCAAAAACATGTCCTTCGTTCTCTGCTTTGTGCAGGCGAGCAGATTTTCTTGAAAGCTGTGTTGATCTATATTTTTCTTGTGTAAG GGCTGATTGTGCATTAAGGTTGGCTAAAAATCTTCCTACTGTTGCACCTGAGGAGAAGAATGatattgatgatgatgaggattCTGAGAACACATTCACTAGCTTGCCTCCAGAAAATGAGCAGTCTGTGAAAACTTCCATAAGCACTGGAAGCTTTCCTCAAGAGCAAAAAAGTACTAGTTCCACAGATATACAAGGGACACCTAATTATCCTTTGATTGATGCTACTGTAAAAAGAGATGATGCAAGAAATGTAGATCCTAAGAAATCTCTCAGTGGAGAAGGTGACCAATCTCTCTGGAGTCCTAATGAGCAAAATTTCACTGACATGTCTTTTACTTACAATGATCCTGATATAAGGGCTCAGATTCTCAGTCAACCATCTGATACACTTAGTTCTGCCTCTATGTCTGTCCCTTATTCTCCTGCCCAATCTGAGAATTCAAACATGAAAACTAGTGCATCTCCTGTACTTGCTTTAACATCATGGATTGGCAGCACAGGCAGTAacagtgatgcaaaagcaaaattAACTGCTACTCCATCAATGAGATCTTTTTCCTTGAATGAGTCTGATTCATCTCCTGATTTAAAGACAAATTCGCATGAATCATCTGCTGCAAGCATGTTTCTTCCAATAACTCCAAAGCTGTTACTTGAAATTGATGATTCAGGTTATGGAGGTGGTCCTTGTTCTGCAGGAGCTGCTGCTGTTTTAGACTTCACTGCTGAAGTTCTTGCTGATATTGTCTCAGAACAATTGAAAGCAACCCAGTTTGTAGAGAATATTTTAGAATCTGTTCCACTTGATGTGGATGTTGAGTCTGCTTTAGTTTTTCAGGGATTGTGTTTAGGTAGATTGATGAACTTCCTGGAAAGGCGCCTCTTGCGTGATGATGAAGATGAGAAAAAACTTGATAAAAATCGGTGGACTGTAAACTTAGATTCTCTTTGTTGGATGATTGTAGATCGTGTATATATGGGATCTTTTTCTGAGCCAATTGGAGTATTTAGAACGTTGGAGTTTCTGTTGTCAATGTTACAACTTGCTAATAAAGATGGTCATGTGGAAGAGGCAGCACCTGGAAAAGGATTATTGTCCATTGCCAGGGGAAGCAAGCAACTTGAGGCATATATTCATGCCATTCTGAAAAACACAAATCGCATCATAATGTACTGCTTTTTACCTTTGTTCTTAAAGTCCATTTGTGAGGATGATCTGCTTTTTACTATGGGTTTTCAATCTGAAAGGAGTACCAACTTATCTTTGAACGAAATGCAAGATGAGTCAACTGTCAATATATGCACAATTTTGCAGCTGTTAATTGCTAACAAGCGGCTGGTACTTTGCCCAAGTAATCTCGATACTGATCTGATTTGTTGTCTTTGCATAAATTTAATTGCTCTTCTACGTGACAAGAGATCAATGGCTCAAAATCAAGCAGTGGACCTCATCAAGTACCTGCTGTTGCATCGTCGACCAGCACTCGAAGACTTTCTTGTGACAAAGCCAAATCAAGGACCTGCTTTGAATGTGTTGCGTGGTGGTTTTGATAAGTTATTGACAGGGAATCTCTCTGCATTTTTTGACTGGTTCGAGGGCTCTGAGCAAGCCATTAATAAAGTCTTGGAACAATGTTCATCTATCATGTGGGCGCAATATGTATCTGGGTCAGCTAAGTTTCCTGGGGTCAGAATTAAAGGCATGGAAGTTCGTCGTAAGAGGGAAATGAGTAGGAAAGCACGGGAATGTGCAAAGTTAGATGTAAAACATTGGGAACAGATATATGAGCGAAGATTTGCTCTTGAATCAGGTCAAGATATAATGTCTACAGAACTAAGAGCTATTCGCCAAGACAAGTATGGTTGGGTTCTTCATGCTGAAAGTGAGTGGCAAAATCAGCTTCAGCAACTTGTTCATGAAAGAGGGATTTTTCCCATTCGGCGTGCATCTTTGAAACTCGAATGGCAGCTCTGTGCTCTTGAAGGGCCATATCGGATGCGGAAAAAGCTTGAACGCTGCAAACTCAAAATTGATACAATCCACAGTGTCCTGGTGAGAGGCGTTGAGCTGGAGAAGCCAAAGATGTTTAAGCAAAAGCATGAAAATGGTGCAGGTACATCTGGATCCGAGTCAGattcttattttaatatattatcggATGATGCTCCAGACAAGAGCTATGATGGTAGTGACCACAAAGAGTCCTCAATAAAAGAAGTTGGTTCTAGAGTTGAAACCTTACCATCTGCTCAGATTGGGTGGAATGATGATCATTATAGCAGTATGCATGAACCAAGTGTTCACTCTGCGACGGAATGTGGCAATAAGTCAAGTTCCTTTTCTGTTCAGATGACAGAGGAAAAAAAATCTGAACTAGGCACTCCAAAGCAGTCATCTTCTTTTAAGAGTTATGACACAAGAGCTCCGGAGCTCAAACAAGAGAAAGAACTGCTTGATAATGGTGAATATCTTATCAGGCCTTTTCTTGAACCTTTAGAAAAGATAAGGTTCAGGTATAATTGTGAACGTGTTGTGGGCCTTGACAAGCATGACGGTATATTTCTTATAGGGGACCTCTGCTTGTATGTTATCGAGAACTTTTATATTGATGATTCTGGCTGCATATGTGAAAAGGTAAACGAGGACGACCTATCTGTGATTGATCAAGCTTTGGGTGTGAAAAAGGATGTCTCAGGGAGCAGTGACTTCCAGCTAAAATCCCCTTCAACACGGAGCATGGCAGTAAAGACATTGGCTGGTGGAAGAGCATGGGCATATAATGGAGGTGCTTGGGGAAAGGAGAAGGTTTGTAGCAGTAGTAACCTGCCACATCCATGGCACATGTGGAAGCTTGATAGCATTTATGAACTCCTGAAACGTGATTACCAGCTTCGTCCTGTCGCTATTGAATTATTTAGCATGGATGGATGTAATGATCTTCTGGTTTTCCacaaaaaggagagagaggaggTCTTCAAAAACTTGATCACAATGAACCTTCCACGGAATAGCAT TTATAGTTCCATAAGCACTAGAAGAACAAATTGA